CCGGAGTGAGTCCAGCCGCCCGTCCTGAGCCAGCCCTCTCCGCAGggtcccggcccggggccggggcgacTCGTTGTCTCGGCTCCTCGCCGCCCTCGTCCTCCTGGCCCTGGCACTTTCCCTGGCCCTGCGGCAactccgggcccggggcccgccggcCTCGGGACAGCGGGATGGgagcggccggccgggccggcccggACACCAGCACCGAGCCGGGGTGTACCCCCGCGGCGCCGTCATCAGTCCGGCAGGTCAGTCTgcagcccccccctcccccccccccccgcgacccccgGGACCAAGGCGTCCCCATCCCCCCCGGTAACGCCACCTCTTCCGCGCAGACACGTGCTCCCGCGTGGGCCGAGACCTGCTCGTCGCCGGCGGGAACGTGGTGGACGCGGGGATCGGGACGGCGCTGTGCTTGGGCCTGGTCCACCCCCACGTCACGGGTCTCGGtcagtccgtccgtccccccaccccaagcacTCCATCGATCCTCAAGCTCTTCCGACCCTCGCGGAGTGGGGgagacctcccccttcccccgagcCACCCGCACAGACCACGGGTCCCCAGCAGGCCGAGGGGGACCATCCACCTTCAGCTATGCCCTGGTCCCAGAGATAAGGCCCCCGCCCAGCTTGACCCTTCCTTCCACTGGGCCTGATTTGGTTCCCcaagcctccccctctagttggGATTCCCACCCTTTCTACCGCCCGGCAGTCACCCCTAATTCCTCTTGCCCAGCtctggtccccctccccgccccgtccccggctTTAGACCCTGCTCATTTACCACCTCCCACTAGTGACCGGGCCCCGTTGCCTCTAGGTGCTGCTTTCTGGGGCCTCTTCCACAACGGCAGCTCCGGCCTCACCGTCTCTCTGACTCCTCCCCCGGCTTTGTCCCTGGCCCCCGGACTCGGCCGGCCCACTGCGCTGCACGCCCTGCACCTACTCCATCGGAGGCTGGGCCACCTGCCTTGGGCCCGGGTGCTTACAGGCCCCGTTGCCATGGCACAAGGCGGCTTCTCCGTGGATGCCGTGCTGGCAGGGGCGCTGGAGCAATTCGTGGCTAGTGGTCGGGGCGAAggactctgccctctgctctgccaCCCTGATGGGACTCCCCTTGGCCCTGGCTCCCGCATGGTCAACCCCCAGCTTGGGGCCGTGCTGCAGAGGGCGGCCAGAGCGCCCGAGGAAGACGACCAGTTCTGGGATGCGCTGCTCCGTCCTTTGGCAAGAGACCTACCAACTCTGGCTGGCAAATCTCTGTTCACGACCCCGCCCGATGCCCTGCCCAGCCTCCAGCCTGCTCTGAGCTTGCCCCTGCGCCAGGGTTCGCTCTTCACAACCCCAGAACCAGTCACGGGGGCACCTTTACTGAACATGCTGAGcaggctgggggaggcagggccTGATGCTGAACCTTGCCCTCGAGTCTTGGAGGCCGCCCAGTTCGCCTATGCCTCCGCCCCTTCCGCAGCCCCCGTGGGGAGCTTCCTAGCCGCCATGGACAGCGGCGGCTCTgtgctgctcctctcctcctccctcaacagCTCCTTTGGCTCCGGGCTCCTGTCTCCGGCCACCGGGCTGGTGCTCAGTGATTTTGAGGGGGAGGCAGCTACCCATTCGTGGACCTGTCCTGTGCTGctctgctgtgggcctgaggaggATGTGCTGGGGGTTGTGGCTACGGCGGGGCCTGCTGGGTCTTTGGCCATGGCCCAGACCCTGCTCAGTCACCTGCTGCTGCAGCAGCCCGCTCAGGATGCTGTTGCCAGCCCCCATCTCCGACTCCGGCTGGGCTCTGGAGGGTTTCCCAGCAACTGTACCACCGGCACTCCTCTCTCAGGAGACGTCGACCACCCGGCTGGGCAAGCTCTGCTCCTGGTGACCTCCCGAGCGGAGCACGTCAGAACCGCTGCTGTACCCTCCCACTGCTGCCCTTCAGAAGGGTATTAAATTCCAAGGTATGGGGCATAGCCCAGCGGCAGCTTGGACGCCATCCAGAGCGGAGGAGACAGAACAGGGCTCAGTGGGCTATCCCGACGAACTCCCACTCCCATGGGGCTCGGTGGACCATCCGCACTCCTCTACCAGCCCTGTCACAGGATGAGGCTAGGGAAGCCAAGAGGGCAGCACGGAGGACCCTTGTGGAGGATGGTCCAACTCGGGCCTAGGGTTGAGCAGCCTTATTCAGGATCTGTGGCTCCAAATCTGGGAGAGGTGTGCTGGAGCAGGGATAGAAGATCTTGTGCCATGCCTCCCTGCCCCGGGGACAGCTGCTCTCGGTGGGTCTCGGGCCTTCTGGGAAATAAGGCAtttgaggggaaagaagggaggcct
This portion of the Ornithorhynchus anatinus isolate Pmale09 chromosome 3, mOrnAna1.pri.v4, whole genome shotgun sequence genome encodes:
- the GGT6 gene encoding glutathione hydrolase 6 produces the protein MNSKVDGPPGPSGAPPSVRYQQLLLDESGSGSGSGSEPEEDGAAPLWSGPRRRRRLPRASPLRRVPARGRGDSLSRLLAALVLLALALSLALRQLRARGPPASGQRDGSGRPGRPGHQHRAGVYPRGAVISPADTCSRVGRDLLVAGGNVVDAGIGTALCLGLVHPHVTGLGAAFWGLFHNGSSGLTVSLTPPPALSLAPGLGRPTALHALHLLHRRLGHLPWARVLTGPVAMAQGGFSVDAVLAGALEQFVASGRGEGLCPLLCHPDGTPLGPGSRMVNPQLGAVLQRAARAPEEDDQFWDALLRPLARDLPTLAGKSLFTTPPDALPSLQPALSLPLRQGSLFTTPEPVTGAPLLNMLSRLGEAGPDAEPCPRVLEAAQFAYASAPSAAPVGSFLAAMDSGGSVLLLSSSLNSSFGSGLLSPATGLVLSDFEGEAATHSWTCPVLLCCGPEEDVLGVVATAGPAGSLAMAQTLLSHLLLQQPAQDAVASPHLRLRLGSGGFPSNCTTGTPLSGDVDHPAGQALLLVTSRAEHVRTAAVPSHCCPSEGY